From Virgibacillus natechei, the proteins below share one genomic window:
- the narJ gene encoding nitrate reductase molybdenum cofactor assembly chaperone: MIKQQEERAILVIASRLLGYPTAELVKDHQDINECVEENIETSELEIELVASYDPLFRLPSQEIQELYVATFDLKSKLGLYLTAHELGDSTKRGAALIKLQKIINQAGFEREGDELADYMPMLFEFLAVAPEAPNHDRLYRRLAVAIQRMLNNIDEGNPYAGILQVLMRYVFPEPTKEEVARLEFDREEADLEELPYPIMYQ; encoded by the coding sequence ATGATAAAGCAGCAAGAAGAACGTGCCATTCTTGTCATCGCTTCTCGTTTATTGGGTTATCCGACGGCGGAACTTGTCAAAGATCACCAGGATATTAACGAATGTGTGGAGGAGAATATTGAAACAAGTGAATTAGAAATTGAGCTGGTAGCTTCTTATGATCCATTATTTCGATTACCTTCTCAGGAAATACAAGAATTGTATGTGGCAACATTTGATCTGAAATCGAAATTAGGGCTTTATCTAACAGCACATGAGCTTGGTGATAGTACGAAACGTGGAGCAGCTTTAATTAAATTGCAAAAGATTATTAATCAAGCTGGTTTTGAAAGAGAAGGAGACGAACTAGCCGATTATATGCCAATGCTTTTTGAATTTCTAGCAGTTGCACCAGAAGCACCTAATCATGATCGACTTTACAGACGTCTTGCAGTAGCCATCCAGCGAATGTTAAATAATATTGATGAAGGAAACCCATATGCAGGCATTCTTCAGGTGTTAATGCGATATGTGTTTCCTGAACCGACAAAAGAAGAGGTTGCAAGACTGGAGTTCGACAGAGAAGAAGCAGATCTAGAAGAATTGCCTTATCCTATCATGTATCAGTGA
- the narI gene encoding respiratory nitrate reductase subunit gamma, which produces MTGIFWWVIFPYITMIIMIVGLLYRYAFRQLSWAAPSTEFFEKKWLRIGAPLFHWGIVLAFIGHVMGMVVPKGFYEFIGITDHMYHMGAIYGGGFVGLMVVAGLVILLIRKMTVDPVRVHATFADFFTVIALLIVAGSGTFMTIIYNTTVTAYEYRETIGPWFRSLFIFQPQYQLMENVPIIFKLHVLSAFGLFASIPFTHLVHIFSLSVKYPGRAPQQYRSRSEYKRKG; this is translated from the coding sequence ATGACCGGCATTTTTTGGTGGGTCATCTTCCCGTATATAACCATGATAATTATGATTGTGGGACTCCTGTATCGTTATGCTTTCCGTCAGTTAAGTTGGGCAGCACCATCAACAGAGTTTTTTGAAAAAAAGTGGCTACGCATTGGGGCGCCTTTATTTCATTGGGGGATCGTGTTGGCATTTATTGGGCATGTGATGGGGATGGTAGTACCCAAAGGATTCTATGAGTTTATTGGGATAACGGATCATATGTACCACATGGGAGCAATCTATGGTGGGGGATTTGTTGGTTTAATGGTCGTCGCAGGTCTCGTGATTTTACTGATTCGAAAAATGACCGTTGACCCTGTTCGCGTGCATGCAACTTTTGCAGACTTTTTCACAGTTATTGCGTTGCTTATTGTAGCAGGAAGCGGAACATTTATGACGATTATTTACAATACAACAGTAACTGCCTATGAATACCGAGAAACGATAGGGCCATGGTTTCGAAGTTTATTTATTTTCCAGCCACAGTATCAATTAATGGAAAACGTACCCATTATCTTTAAATTGCATGTTCTTTCAGCTTTTGGTTTATTTGCTTCGATTCCATTTACGCACCTCGTCCATATTTTCAGTCTCTCTGTAAAATATCCAGGACGGGCACCGCAGCAGTATCGATCAAGATCTGAGTATAAAAGAAAAGGATAA
- a CDS encoding prenyltransferase, giving the protein MLNDYYDFSNGQDQEKWADTENVKGPSHHKIPYVAWSIIGMAVLLGTWISIQTTWWIAFIGTIGILVGFAYSAGQHSLASLGLGEIVAAVFLGFVTTGLGYSVQGHAINGLVLIIAFLFALLIATMILTINIRDFKKDQGYRNTLAMRIGRQSAIRLLTGLLITIYLCVMMLIFFQIVSWTAMITFLALPLAYRLRWSFRNTATRENEMRAMKWAGWHHWAFGLLFVLEL; this is encoded by the coding sequence ATGCTCAATGATTACTATGATTTTAGCAATGGGCAGGATCAGGAAAAATGGGCGGATACTGAAAACGTAAAGGGCCCGTCCCATCACAAAATACCCTACGTTGCCTGGTCCATAATAGGTATGGCAGTTCTCTTAGGTACATGGATTTCCATTCAGACTACTTGGTGGATTGCCTTTATTGGCACGATCGGGATACTAGTCGGGTTTGCCTATTCAGCCGGACAGCACTCTTTAGCCTCCTTAGGTTTAGGCGAAATTGTGGCAGCTGTATTTTTGGGGTTTGTGACGACTGGGCTCGGGTATAGTGTCCAAGGACACGCTATAAATGGTCTAGTCCTAATAATCGCTTTCCTTTTCGCGCTACTGATTGCCACAATGATTCTGACAATTAATATACGTGACTTCAAAAAAGATCAGGGATACCGTAACACATTGGCGATGAGAATCGGACGCCAAAGTGCGATTCGTCTGTTAACAGGTCTTCTCATTACTATTTATCTATGCGTGATGATGCTTATCTTTTTCCAAATTGTTAGCTGGACTGCAATGATCACATTTTTGGCTTTACCACTAGCATATCGGCTTCGCTGGTCTTTTCGCAACACCGCGACGCGGGAAAATGAAATGCGTGCAATGAAATGGGCGGGCTGGCATCACTGGGCATTTGGACTGCTCTTTGTATTAGAGCTTTAG